TTGCCCGTTTAATCAATAACGGACATAAAAATACGATTCCTATTATTGACAATTTTGAAGAATTAGATTTGCTTCAAGCGGAAATTAAAGGGAAATTTAAGATTGGAATTCGTATTGCTGCAGAGGAAGAACCAAAATTTGAGTTTTATACTTCTAGACTAGGAATTGGTTATAAAAATATTGTGAACTTTTATAAAAAACAAATTCAAGAAAACGATAAGTTAGAACTGAAAATGTTGCACTTTTTTATCAATACAGGGATTAATGATAATGCCTATTATTGGAATGAATTAGTAAAATGTATAAAAGTTTATATTGCCCTAAAGAAAGAATGTCCAACATTGGACGGATTAAATATTGGTGGTGGTTTTCCAATAAAAAACTCATTGGCATTTGAATACGATTATCAATATATGATTGATGAAATTATCAATCAAATTAAAATTGCTTGTGATGAAGCCGAGGTTGATGTTCCAAATATTTTTACTGAATTTGGTTCGTTTACAGTAGGTGAAAGTGGTGGTGCCATTTATCAAATTTTGTATCAAAAACAACAAAATGATAGAGAAAAATGGAATATGATCGATTCTTCATTCATAACTACGCTTCCAGATACTTGGGCAATTAACAAACGTTTCATTATGTTAGCGGTTAACCGTTGGAATGAAACTTATGAAAGAGTTTTACTAGGTGGATTGACATGTGATAGTGATGATTATTACAATTCAGAACAAAACATGAATGCCATTTATTTACCAAAATACAATAAAGAAAAACCATTATATATTGGTTTCTTTAATACTGGAGCTTATCAAGAAACCATTGGTGGGTACGGAGGTTTACATCACTGTCTTATCCCTCAACCCAAACATATTTTAATTGATAGGGATGAAAATGGAATTTTGGCAACAGAAGTTTTTTCAGAACAACAAACTTCAGATGATGTTTTAAAAATTTTAGGTTACGATAAAAAATAAATATTAAATACAATTAGTCAATTTAAAAATTTCTTATATTTGGATAACTACATTTTTTTCAAGTATCTGATTTTTAAATATTTAAAACCAACACAATGAGTAAAGGACCTATAAGTCAGTTTATAGAAAAACATTATTTGCATTTCAATTCTGCATCTTTAGTAGATGCTGCTAAGGCATACGAACAACAATTAGCAAATGGTGCCAAAATGATGGTGAGTATGGCGGGTGCAATGAGTACAGCCGAAATTGGAAAAATCTTCGCTGAAATTATTCGACAAGATAAAGTACAAATCATTTCTTGTACAGGAGCAAACCTAGAGGAAGATGTTATGAATTTAGTAGCTCATTCACATTATGAAAGAGTACCTAATTACCGTGATTTGACACCACAAGACGAATGGGACTTATTAGAAAGAGGATTAAATAGAGTTACTGACACTTGTATCCCTGAACATGAAGCTTTCCGTCGTTTACAAAAACATATTTATAAAATATGGAAAGATGCTGATGACAAAGGAGAAAGATATTTCCCACACGAATTTATGTACAAAATGTTGCTTTCAGGAGTATTAGAAGAATACTATGAAATTGACTTAAAAGACAGCTGGATGTATGCTGCCGCTGAGAAAAATTTACCTATTATTGTGCCAGGTTGGGAAGACAGTACTATGGGGAACATTTTTGCATCTTACGTAATAAAAGGAGACTTAAAAGCTTCTACAATGAAATCAGGAATTGAGTATATGGTCTATCTATCAGACTGGTACCCAAAAAACAGTGCCAAAGGAATTGGCTTTTTCCAAATTGGTGGTGGAATTGCTGGAGATTTTCCAATATGCGTAGTACCAATGTTGTATCAAGATATGGAAATGCATGATATTCCTTTTTGGAGTTATTTCTGCCAAATTTCAGATTCAACAACAAGTTACGGTTCTTATTCAGGAGCTGTACCAAACGAAAAAATAACTTGGGGTAAACTAGATATTAATACTCCAAAGTTCATTATTGAGTCAGATGCTACTATTGTAGCGCCTTTAATTTTCGCTTATTTATTAGACTTATAGAATATTATTATGAAAAGAGTAATTGTTGATTACGCAAAATTGACCAATGAAATCTTAAATCTTTTAGTAGAACGATTTCCCGATGGTTATGATGACTCCGATATAATCCGTTTTAGAAATGCTAAAAACGAATTAATTGAAGCTGTAGAAGTGCGTACTGAGGACACTATTTATTTAGTTAAAGTAAGTATGAAACTTGCTGATAGAATTGAAAATTATGACGAAGATGACGAAATCGATGACGAAATCGAACCAATCATCCCAATAAAAGGGCTTGATTTAGACGATGATGATGATGACGATGATGACGACGCTGTCGATAAACCTGAAACTGAGGACGATGAGGACGACGAAGATTCAGATAAAAAAGATTATTCTGATGAAGACGACGATGATGATGATGAAGATTAATTCATTATAAAATACTAAAGGAACTCTTATTTGAGTTCCTTTTTTTTTATTAATCGAATACTATTTAATTCAAATGTAAGATTCCATTATTACTAAATTCATTACATTCTTGTTTACTCATTATTATGATTACATCACAGATACTACACGATACGCTTAAAGAAAATTTTGGTTTTGAAAAATTTAGACCCAATCAGGAAAAAATTATTAATTCAATCATTTCCGGTCAAGATACATTGGCAATTATGCCTACTGGAGGCGGAAAATCTATTTGCTTTCAATTACCCGCACTTTTGTTTACAGGAATTACAATAGTTATTTCTCCGCTAATTGCCTTGATGAAAGATCAAGTTGATAGTTTAAAAACTAACGGAATTCAAGCTTGCTACATCAATAGTAGCCAAACAGATGGAGAACAACAATTACATATCCAGAATCTTAAAGACAACAAAGTAAAAATTGTTTATGTAGCTCCTGAGAGTTTATCGTATTTAGAAAATGCATTTAGTCAAATAACCATTAGCTTAATTGCAATTGATGAAGCACACTGTATTTCTTCATGGGGACATGATTTTCGTCCAGCATATACCAATTTAGGATACTTAAAAAATCGCTTCCCTTCTACTCCAATCTTAGCTTTAACTGCGACTGCAGATAAAGCTACACGTAAAGACATTAGCACACAATTAAACCTAAATAATGCCAAGTTATTCATATCCTCTTTCGATAGAAAAAACTTGAGTTTAGAAGTTCGACCAGCACTAGACAGAGTCAAACAAATTATTGAGTTCATTAGCGAAAAGCCATCTGAATCAGGAATTATTTATTGCTTAAGCCGAAAAACAACCGAGGAATTAGCCGAAAAACTTCAAAAAGTTGGTGTAAATGCTAAAGCCTATCATGCTGGTTTAGAAAACACAATTCGATCAAAAACGCAAGATGAATTCATAAATGATGATTGCCAAGTAGTTTGCGCAACTATTGCTTTTGGTATGGGAATCGATAAGTCAAATGTCCGCTGGGTCATTCATTATAATCTACCTAAAAATATTGAAGGGTACTACCAAGAAATTGGACGTGCAGGACGAGATGGACTACCTTCGGAAACCATTTTATTCGAAAGTTACGGCGATGTAATCCAATTACAGAAATTTGCATCTCAAGGCTTAAACGCCGAAGTGCAACTCGCAAAACTGGAAAGAATGAAGCAATACGCAGATGCTTTAAGTTGTCGAAGAAAAATATTGCTTTCCTATTTTGGGGAACTCGTAACTGAAAATTGTGGAAATTGTGATATTTGTAAAAACCCACCCGAATTTTTTGACGGAACGATTATCGCTCAAAAAGCATTATCAGCCATTATGAGATTAAAAGAGTCAGAGCCACTTCCCGTTATAGTTGACTTTTTAAGAGGTTCAAAAAATGCTTATATTTTCGAAAAAGAGTATCAGAATTTAAAAACGTATGCCGTCGGTAGTGATATTTCCTGGTATGACTGGAATCAATACATTATTCAGTTAATCAATCAAGGCTATTGTGAAATAGCTTTTCATCAACAAAACAAAATTAGATTAACCTCTTTGGCACGTGAGGTTTTATTTGAAGGTGATAAAGTACAATTAACTATAGTTGTAAAGGCAAATACAGAAAAAATTGCAGTC
The Flavobacterium sp. WC2421 genome window above contains:
- a CDS encoding arginine decarboxylase, encoding MNTKYTDLINQTYYFPQEEFTLNKDNLQFHNIDLMKLVEQYGTPLKFTYLPQISNNINKAKSWFRKSMEKNKYEAKYYYCYCTKSSHFEFIMNEAFKNNIHIETSSAFDINIVENLMANGKINKSTYVICNGFKRDQYIENIARLINNGHKNTIPIIDNFEELDLLQAEIKGKFKIGIRIAAEEEPKFEFYTSRLGIGYKNIVNFYKKQIQENDKLELKMLHFFINTGINDNAYYWNELVKCIKVYIALKKECPTLDGLNIGGGFPIKNSLAFEYDYQYMIDEIINQIKIACDEAEVDVPNIFTEFGSFTVGESGGAIYQILYQKQQNDREKWNMIDSSFITTLPDTWAINKRFIMLAVNRWNETYERVLLGGLTCDSDDYYNSEQNMNAIYLPKYNKEKPLYIGFFNTGAYQETIGGYGGLHHCLIPQPKHILIDRDENGILATEVFSEQQTSDDVLKILGYDKK
- a CDS encoding deoxyhypusine synthase family protein is translated as MSKGPISQFIEKHYLHFNSASLVDAAKAYEQQLANGAKMMVSMAGAMSTAEIGKIFAEIIRQDKVQIISCTGANLEEDVMNLVAHSHYERVPNYRDLTPQDEWDLLERGLNRVTDTCIPEHEAFRRLQKHIYKIWKDADDKGERYFPHEFMYKMLLSGVLEEYYEIDLKDSWMYAAAEKNLPIIVPGWEDSTMGNIFASYVIKGDLKASTMKSGIEYMVYLSDWYPKNSAKGIGFFQIGGGIAGDFPICVVPMLYQDMEMHDIPFWSYFCQISDSTTSYGSYSGAVPNEKITWGKLDINTPKFIIESDATIVAPLIFAYLLDL
- a CDS encoding DNA primase; the protein is MKRVIVDYAKLTNEILNLLVERFPDGYDDSDIIRFRNAKNELIEAVEVRTEDTIYLVKVSMKLADRIENYDEDDEIDDEIEPIIPIKGLDLDDDDDDDDDDAVDKPETEDDEDDEDSDKKDYSDEDDDDDDED
- the recQ gene encoding DNA helicase RecQ; this encodes MITSQILHDTLKENFGFEKFRPNQEKIINSIISGQDTLAIMPTGGGKSICFQLPALLFTGITIVISPLIALMKDQVDSLKTNGIQACYINSSQTDGEQQLHIQNLKDNKVKIVYVAPESLSYLENAFSQITISLIAIDEAHCISSWGHDFRPAYTNLGYLKNRFPSTPILALTATADKATRKDISTQLNLNNAKLFISSFDRKNLSLEVRPALDRVKQIIEFISEKPSESGIIYCLSRKTTEELAEKLQKVGVNAKAYHAGLENTIRSKTQDEFINDDCQVVCATIAFGMGIDKSNVRWVIHYNLPKNIEGYYQEIGRAGRDGLPSETILFESYGDVIQLQKFASQGLNAEVQLAKLERMKQYADALSCRRKILLSYFGELVTENCGNCDICKNPPEFFDGTIIAQKALSAIMRLKESEPLPVIVDFLRGSKNAYIFEKEYQNLKTYAVGSDISWYDWNQYIIQLINQGYCEIAFHQQNKIRLTSLAREVLFEGDKVQLTIVVKANTEKIAVNEPKTKFSANSLFEKLKKLRYEISKDESVPAYVIFSDAALRQMETLRPMSDEELIAIDGVGKVKLEKYGDVFIKAIIDFHKNKEVKTKKESNTYKETLALFQSGLPPDEIALKRNLGLGTIMSHVAKLYLDGANIDLFQFVSKEEVILVKQAKTKLESPATLKPYFDFFEEKIAYDKIRLALTIIEKENRNK